In Aegilops tauschii subsp. strangulata cultivar AL8/78 chromosome 3, Aet v6.0, whole genome shotgun sequence, one genomic interval encodes:
- the LOC109770349 gene encoding uncharacterized protein, which yields MSPPTKKERAAEARASSSKPIVAGASQVQRRRVSGGGWTSRRISFYASRVYFLLIILQIPLFRVPCRAGTCTTPIQITSSQLVSNEIFPPSVVKAMLYPGAIVRNLTTSMSMTFPRWSDLFDIYNLTEAKNASAVIDLQRLEMLAGSYFCVAGALVGIINPGRMILFGTLLVIWGLVKDALFRKPVISDLTEPVYVYPTILIALICSFMSITYNVKKKAMSSQSVSISKPLQSSAKSKLK from the exons ATGTCGCCACCGACGAAGAAAGAGAGGGCGGCAGAGGCCAGGGCGAGCTCGTCAAAACCGATCGTCGCGGGGGCTTCCCAGGTTCAGCGGCGGAGGGTGAGCGGAGGCGGGTGGACGAGCCGCCGGATATCCTTCTACGCCTCCCGCGTGTACTTCCTGCTCATCATCCTCCAGATCCCGCTCTTCAG GGTCCCTTGTAGAGCAGGCACATGCACTACACCTATTCAAATTACATCTTCACAGTTGGTCTCAAATGAGATATTCCCACCATCTGTTGTGAAGGCCATGCTCTACCCTGGAGCTATAGTGCGCAACCTCACTACAAGCATGAGCATGACATTTCCAAGGTGGAGTGACCTGTTTGACATATACAATCTGACAGAAGCTAAGAATGCTTCAGCAGTAATTGATCTACAGCGTCTAGAG ATGCTTGCTGGAAGCTACTTCTGTGTTGCTGGAGCACTCGTTGGCATCATTAATCCTGGGAGGATGATCTTGTTTGGTACGCTTTTGGTTATCTGGGGTCTCGTGAAAGATGCGCTCTTCCGGAAGCCTGTGATCAGTGATCTAACAGAACCAGTATATGTCTATCCTACCATTTTGATTGCACTGATTTGTTCATTCATGTCAATAACTTACAATGTGAAGAAGAAGGCGATGAGCAGCCAGTCTGTTTCTATCTCTAAGCCACTGCAAAGTTCTGCCAAGTCAAAACTGAAGTAG